The segment CCACCTCAGTGCTTTATGCTGTGTTAGGAACATGGTGGGTGTTTAATACATTCTGATATTCTGGTTTATAAGCAAAGAGAATCCTTTCACTACATTTCAGGCTTCTTAAGAATCTAGTCTATAGCCCTCAAGTCAAatccatatacatacatttatcatATAAGACATAGAAATAGATATGAGGAAATGAATATATGTACTTAACAATTACCTTTGAGACACAGAGGTAATTGTTAGTTCAGAGATTGGGATGCTGAACTATAAACTCaactgcatgtgtgtgctcagtcatgtctgactctttgtgaccctgtggactgtagccccccaggcttctctgtccatgggatttttccagacaagaagactagagtaggtagtcatttccttttccagggatcttcccagcccagggattgaactcacctctcttgcattggcaggaagattctttaccactgagccacctgggaagccctgagctgTGTAAATGGTTCTCAGAAGAGTGTTCTTAGTAATGCAAGTCATTGACACAGATTAGAGggtggatggatgtgagagttggactgtgaagaaagctaagcactgaagaattgatgcttttgaactgtggtgttggagaagactcttgagcgtcccttggactgcaaggagatccaaccagtccattctaaaggagatcagtcctgggtgttctttggaaggactgatgctgaagctgaaactccaatactttggccacctcatgggaagagttgactctggaaaagactctgatgctgggagggattgggggcaggaggagaaggggacaacagagaatgagatgggtggatggcatcaccgactcgatggatgtgagtctcagtgaactctgggagttggtgatggacagggaggcctggcttgctgcaattcatggggtcgcaaagggtcggacacgactgagcgactgaactgaactgaactgactgattcgccttatcggagaaggcaatggcaacccactccagtactcttgcctggaaaatcacatgggcggaggagcctggtaggctgcattccatggggctgagaagagtcggacacaactgagcgacttcactttcacgcattggagaaggaaatggcaacccactccagtgttcttgcctggagaatccccgggacgggggagcctggtgggctgccatctatggggttgcacagagtcggacacgactgaagcgacttagcagcagcagcagggcaataGAAACATCAAGCAAAactgtttttttccatttaagaGATTTAGCAATGAAGGAAAAGTATTTCTGAAACCTTACTATGTCAGTGAGAAATTTTCTGAAATAGCTTAAAGTATAATTTAGGGAACACATCTACTGAATAAGACTAGATGCACATATACAGACACAACCACATTACAGATGGGAGTTCAGATTGGGTAGTATTTTGTGCAAGGATCTTAATAAATCTCATGTTAAGGACTCATGCCCAATCCTTGCTGACTGTTCTTTGCAGAAGGGCACACTGCAAGGAGTATGTAGTAATCACTGTTTAGTGGTTAGTACCATCTGGATGGTCAGGAATCCCAGTTCCTACTTTACCACAGTTAACCCTCCTTAATACATTGTTTTAACAGCACTACATCATTGTCCTTGTGTGAAATAAGCCTGTTTGACCAGATTAGATCTCTAAGCTCTAAAAGCCTCTGAATATCTAAATTACTGAATATTCTTAATGTGCTTGGTAGCTGGTTTTGAATTTGAGAAAGCTGGTTAAACTTTttcaaactaaaattttaaaaatccagtgcATCACCTAACTCCTTATTCCTCTAGAGAACTACATCCACACTGGGTTTCCTTCTAGCCTTGGGAGAACCCTCAGCTTTGGATCAACTTTGAAGTTTCTGCTCTCAGCCCTAGCCCTTTGACTTGTGGCTGTACAAACTTGCTCTACCAGTGATGCAGCTAGTAGTAATATACAAACAAAAGCAATCACAGAATGTCATTGTAAAAACAAGAATTGAAatctaaacatttattaaaaacaggTAACAAGCTTTACTGTAACAAAGTTCACTATGTTTTTGGGGGGTAGCAttattaaggatataaaaaaAGAGCAAACTTCTTTTGGAATTtgagtgaaactttttttttttcctaccccccccccccccccgctcccCAGTCTCCAAGTGCAACTATTGTTTAATAAAAGTgagtgaaaataaagattttaatgcAAAAATTATTCTCAAGACATAAGCTAAAAGTCTCACAGGAATTTAGATCCTTCACCCATGATTCCACCTCCtgcctttctgtttgtttttgttttggtgttaTTAAGCTGCCTTAAAGCTTTTCTGAATGAGATGTAACAAGAAGAGAGTTGTTCATGCTAATGTGTGAATGGTTGCTAGTAAAGGTTACTCTCCCTAAAATCAGCTTGACTCAGAACTTGGTTGTAATGTTGTAGAAACAACAGTTTTATATCAGCCTAAGAGCTGTAGTATTAGCATTAATTTTTGACAAAAAGGTACTTGTTCAGCTTGCAGCTGTATGAGGGGAAGATGGAAATACAGAGACGTGGTGGTGGTGGGATTCATACTCAGGTCTGTTGGACCCTGAGCCCTTGTTCTGTCCATCACAGCACATTGCCTTCATGCATAGTATGTGAGTATGTGTTGAGTGAAGTAACTCATCTAGAGCAATAAGTTGCCCTCAGTGATGTATCCTTGAGATTATAGGATACCTATGTTGTTGCCGATTCTCAGTACTTTATACAGTGCCTGGTACACCAAAATACTCAACAGATTTTTGAGTTAATGTATGTTAAAATGCTGTCGATTCTCGTTTTAGTATTTTGTTTAACACAGAATGTATGTTCACTAATTTAAGTGAATTATAACTGTAGCTACAGATGTGCCTATCATATTGGTCTATGTGGCTGCATTCATTGTGGTTGCTGACCATAAAACTGCTTTTCCTTTAGATTAGAAAGGTCTTTGGAACTTTTAAGCTCTTAATGTCATTATTTCAAGCATAAGACATTTAAACCTGAAAGTTTTAACAGATAAACTGCTGGCTTTCATACGGATGGGCTCTTACTTAGAAGGAAATTTTAAGACTGTCTAGTCAGACTTCGCTCCTGTGCTTAAGGAAGCGACACTACCATCACAACTGCCACTATTCCTTCCATTAGTTATCACGTGCCAAGTACTGAACATTCCACACATGGCTCCTGTGAAGCCTCATGTTTGATACGATTTTTGAGGTGTAATTATCCCCACTTTGACAGTTCAGGACACTTGGGGTCAGTGAGGACAACCAAGTCATCTAAGGTGGCAAAGCTAAGTTGGAACTCAGGCCTGTCTGACCCAAAGCCTTTTCACTGTACTGTCCCCAACAGAATTTCTTCCCTGCTTCTAGATGGGACAGTCATTATCCTCTAGAtgactttgtttcattttttaacaactcttattattagaagaaaatgtgagataataTCTATCCTTCTACCTCTTTATTCATTAAAGGTCTCTCTGAATCCTGTAGAACAGTGgtgtccccaatctttttggcaccagggaccggtttcgtGGAAGGCAAGTTTTCCAAGGTCTGGGGTCAGGGGGGTAGTTTTGGGATGagtcaagtgcattacatttattatgcactttattatTATGTACTTCATCAGCTCTAccacctcagatcattaggcattagatcctggaggttggggaccgtTGCTGTAAAATGTCTATAGACCTAGAAATCTCATCCTACATAAAATGGGCTTGGAGGGGGTCAatatttgtgtgtgagtgtgtgttttaactctttaaataaggatttgttgttgttttatgttattgtaatttttatataACTTCATAGTCTGTGGTTATTTACTTGACTTTGCATCCTGaaaacttttctcatttttttatagCCTTCATTCAtgaatataattttcataaaGGCCACATGACAGTGAATTTTTGGAAGTGGATTTACCTTGGTTTACTTACAACTCCCATATTATCGGGCATTTCGAGTTATAAATAACACACTGATAAATACCTGAGCATACATTGCATTTTGTATATAGCTACATACTGAACATGACTCAATTCTGATACAGATATCTAAGTTACACAAGGTTGGAATACTATACCTACTTGTAATACTACTTGATCTGGCTTACAGAAAAGGTCCAGACATTTCAATTTAAAGATGGCAGTAGGTCTCATAAGCCATCTTCATTTCACCAGGGGCATGTCCCTACTGTGTAACTCTGATTTCAGGCAGGAAGAAAACAAGCAGGGTGATCTTTAGGCAGTAGGGGGAAGGGGTATGTGACCCACATGTGATTTgtgacaaaaagataaaaagcaagTAGAAGTAAGTAAATTTAGATAATTTCTAATTATCACTGCAGAGATTAAAAGGTGTGGAGACATgaatgttttatttctgtgaacAGCTTGTTCAGTTGTTCTTTTTATGTTCAGTCAAATTGCATAGGAACTTATTTTCAAGTAGAAGATAGatactgaaattttatttatacagGTTAAAAATCAGGGCTAACATTGGATCTTAttttagctttgtaatataattggACTTACAGGGCTCCTGTCTTTATTCAGCATCAGCTctgtacattaaaaatatttatatgatgaTAAGTGAAGAAAACTAGTTGCAGAAAGATATGTACAGTACAGTAtcatttaggttaaaaaaaaaagttaaaaaaaaccaaagcaaaactaTTTGTCTGGCATGTAGTGGATACTCAATAGCTGTTGACtctgtaggtatacatataaaCAAATTTGAAGATAAATAATCGGAGAGGTTATCTCTGGAAAGAGGTATGTGACCTAAGGTGTGTTTTTATgtacttttatgttttaatttttttcaataagcaTGTGTTCCTTTTGTAtaccttttttttaatgagtgaaaaatgaagaaaaatttacaATCTAAGGACAGATACCTCCTTCCCAAATAGGTCCCCTGTTTCTTTATACAGAATTACTCCTTCTCTAATAAATTAAGAGACAGGCATTGACCAAACCTATTTGCTTGGTACCATTTGCATGTAGTCTAATAAGCTTTAGTGAGTAGAATTTTTCTAAGGAAACtttcaaacatacaaaaataGAATTATGTCTACCTCCTAGCTTCGATAGTTATCACCACAGGACCAATCTTGTATCATTTATAGCCTATACCCACCCCACTGGATTATTCTCAAGCATATCTTAGATGTATCATTTCATCAGTAAACACAGCAGTATGTGTATGTAAAAGATAGGATGCTTTTAACACAACCAAAATACCTGCATCACACTTAAGGATGAGCAATAATTCCTTTATATCAATcacctgaagttttttttttttaatatttggcaatTACTTTCAATTCAAATTGCTATTTTACTTGCTTTCACTGTATTCTTCAAGTACTTTAAAACTagtgtcttttttcctttcaaatttagTTTGAAATTGCATGTTTCCTCCTAGAGTTGTAATGAAACCAAAATGATGGGTTTTGCTTTTGATACCTTTGcttgtatttcttaaaataaaaatgagaagctTGAATAAATGGCTGGGTATCTTCACCTTTAAGTTTtaaaagtgattcaggtatatatTAATTGAGTTTTACTACGTTAGAATGGACAGCTCTTTTTTTTCAAGTGCTTTTCTGATTTCTTGTctgattttaatgtttttgttttacataGGTCTCTAATTAATAGAAGATGGCAAAGCCCAGCCACAGCAGCTACGTCCTTCAGCAGCTAAACAACCAAAGGGAATGGGGTTTTCTCTGTGACTGTTGTATTGCGATTGATGACATTTACTTTCAAGCACACAAAGCTGTTCTAGCTGCTTGTAGCTCctattttagaatgtttttcaTGAACCATCAGCATAGTACTGCACAACTGAATCTCAGCAACATGAAAATTAGTGCTGAGTGTTTTGATCTCATTTTGCAGTTCATGTATTTAGGAAAAATTATGACAGCTCCTTCCAGTTTTGAACAGTTTAAAGTGGCAATGAACTACCTGCAGCTGTACAATGTCCCTGACTGCTTAGAAGACATACAGGATGCAGATTGTTCTAGTTCAAAATGTTCATCTTCTGCTTCTAGCAAACAGAACAGCAAAATGATATTTGGGGTGAGAATGTATGAAGACACTGTGGCTAGAAATGGCAGTGAAGCTAATAGGTGGTGTGCAGAGCCAAGTTCAACAGTGAATACACCACATAATAGAGAGCCTGATGAAGAGTCGTTGCAATTAGGTAATTTTCCTGAGCCATTATTTGATGTATGTAAAAAGAGTTCTGTGTCCAAATTATCTACTCCAAAAGAACGTGTATCACGACGCTTTGGACGGAGTTTCACCTGTGATAGTTGTGGATTTGGCTTTAGCTGTGAAAAATTACTAGATGAGCATGTGCTAACCTGTACTAACAGACATTCATACCAAAACACAAGATCCTATCATAGGTTAGTGGATATTCGAGATGGAAAAGACAGTAATATCAAAGCTGAATTTGGTGAAAAGGATTCTTCTAAAACCTTTTCTGCACAGACAGACAAATACAGAGGAGACACAAGCCAGGCTGCTGATGATTCGGCTTCAACCACTGGAAGCAGGAAAAGTAGCACAGTGGAGTCTGAACTAGCCAGTGAAGAAAAGAGCAGAGCCGCTGAGAGGAAAAGAATCATCATTAAGATGGAACCAGAGGATATTCCTACAGATGAACTGAAAGACTTTAACATTATTAAAGTTACTGATAAAGACTGTAATGAGTCCACTGACAATGATGAGTTAGAAGATGAAGCTGAAGAGCCATTTTATAGATACTATGTTGAAGAAGATGTCAGTATTAAAAAAAGTGGGAGGAAAACTCTAAAACCTCGGATGTCAATAAATGCTGATGAAAGAGGTGGTTTAGAAAATATGAGGCCCCCGAACAACAGCAGTCCTGTACAAGAGGATACTGAAAATGCTTCTTGTGAGCTGTGTGGGCTCACAATAACTGAGGAGGACCTGTCATCTCATTACTTAGCCAAACACATCGAAAATATCTGCGCATGTGGCAAATGTGGACAAATACTTGTGAAGGGTAGACAGCTTCAGGAGCATGCCCAGAGATGTGGAGAGCCCCAAGATCTGACGATGAATGGTTTAGGAAATGCCGAGGAGAAGATGGACATGGAAGAGAATCCTGATGAACAGTCAGAAATAAGGGATATGTTTGTTGAAATGTTGGATGATTTTAGAGACAATCATTTCCAGATAAACAGTATCCAAAAGAAGCAGTTATTTAAACATTCTGCCTGTCCTTTTCGATGTCCTAATTGTGGCCAGCGATTTGAAACTGAAAATCTAGTGGTTGAACATATGTCTAGCTGCCTAGACCAAGATGTGTTTAAGAGTGCCATCATGGAAGAGAATGAAAGAGATCACAGACGAAAGCATTTTTGTAACCTGTGTGGGAAAGGATTTTATCAGCGGTGTCACTTAAGAGAACACTATACTGTTCATACCAAGGAAAAACAGTTTGTTTGTCAGACATGTGGGAAGCAGTTTTTAAGAGAACGTCAATTGCGCCTGCACAATGACATGCACAAAGGCATGGCCAGGTATGTCTGTTCCATTTGTGATCAAGGCAACTTCAGAAAACATGACCATGTACGGCATATGATTTCTCATTTATCTGCTGGTGAGACTATATGCCAGGTCTGCTTTCAGATATTTCCAAATAATGAACAGTTGGAACAGCACATGGATATTCATCTGTATACATGTGGAATATGTGGAGCAAAATTTAACTTGAGGAAAGATATGAGATCACATTATAATGCCAAGCATTTGAAAAGAACATAAGTGATTTTCTACTGTATAATGTTTAGCTGATAGGAGACAAAACACCAAAGCAAAGGATATGAGCTATttagaaaatgattttataagatggaattgttgaaaaaaattttcaaggcccttttacctttaatatttttgtttaggATCTTAAGTATCTACATTTTAGGTGTTATTAAATGtttatcatttttgttatttcttaatagaattctttgtttttagtttgttttagctatgattaaaattacttttaaatgtaGATTACAAGTGGTTGTCACCCCTTCAGTGACTATTGAAgcttaggttgttttttttttaatcaataaggTGATGATgtcacaatttttattttgttttttaaggctaCCTTGTGAAATTTTAAACCCAATATCATTGGCCAttcctgttttaaatttttaaaatatatatttttaagtagttaTTTAAAACTATCCCATttactttagctttttttttttcctgtaagttgAACAATGATTTAGCCACTGTTTATTTCCCTCTTACCAGTGAAATTCATATTCTTAAATTGAAAACTTAGTAGGCAGGTTAGGTGTGCTGAATCTAACCTTGAAGGTTGACATGGGCTCAAACTTGGCCTAAAAAGATTGATGGACCTAAGGAAATTCCTATAAATGAATATTTCCTATAAttgataaaatattatcatttaataATCACATTTAAAACTTATATTAAGTGTAAAAACCCAATGACTTTACTCCACTTGACAAATTAGTGGGGACAAGTCGTTTTGTTTTGTGATATTAAATTTAACTATGATAGTTAATTAAAAAAGCATATcttgtattcatttaaaataatttaaaatattttgatttctaaaatgtgttagtttatcaattatttttgtttataaatagACTTTAATAGCTTTCTAGGAAGATGACATctaaaggaaaatgatttttcacctttaaaatgaCATACTTTTGGAACTTTGAGATTTGAGAAAGCTGCCATGTATATTGATTAatctaataaaataaagaaatcaatcaCAAATCTGGTTGTTCTATAAAAGTAGAGTGTGCAAAAAAAACATGTCTTGTGTTTTATACTAAGATTTGGAGAAAATGTGTTATGGAAAATTACAGTTTTATCAACatgcttttttttctgtaaaggactaaAAAATTTGAGgactataaaataataacaacatataaatgtaaatagtttatcattttttagatAAAGTAGTATTACTGTTAGTTGTTGCTGACACGAGGTCTACATGAATTACATGTGAATTAAAACTGGCAAAACCAGCCCACAAATCCACACATCTGTTGGATAGAATGTGTTTTAATGTAAATTACTTGCATAGTAATACCCTTCTCATAATGAAAGGGATTTTAAATAACTCctatatttaaaagtataattttgtgATTACGAACAGTAATTTAACagtattgttttttgtttatatcacattttaaagatatgcaagtcatatttttatatacaatttGCATAAAAGAAcaagtttgccaagagaactgaGAGACATATTGACTAGCATAGATTTAGTTGAAAGAGAAGAAGACCACAGTGTGTGCTCAAAGATTTGTGGGGACATGGTGAGAGGTGTTAAGTAAGAATTGAAATACTACAGGAGCCATACAGTATTAGAGCAAAATAATGGGAAGTAGAGATGGGGGAaatacacaaaaagacaaatgagaaatcaggatttttttaaaaaagctgtatagcagaaaaagcaagaaaaatgatTCATCTTAGTTCGTGGATACAGTAGTTTATCAAATTATTAAATCTGAAATGcaacttaaaatgaaaaatgtatatacattacTGAAGAAAACCTGATAAAAGTTCTGTAACAAATCCAGAGACCATCAGAGAATAGATCTCAAACCATATTTCCAAAGTATATAACATCTTAgtagcgacttggcagcagcagcagcagacatcacTTTCTTTGGAACCACTTTTTTCCATGACCCTCTTCAAAGCCTGTATTGCAATGGTTTTCCCACCATTAAAGAACaagtttgttgtttagtccctaggttgtgtttgactccttttgcaaccccacggactgtagccagccaggttcctatgtccatgggattttccaggcaagaacaccagggtgggttgccatttccttttccaggggatcttcctgacccagggattgaacccatgtctcttgcattggcaggtgaattctttaccactgagccacctgggaagcctttaaagAATGGAAGCCTATCTAAATACTACCACTCTGTAAAAAATGATTTCTACACCCATTGGGAAAGGGGTTTAGTTTTAGAAATGTACTAACAGCCAATTAGCAAGcgaatatataaacatatatataaacattaaacaTAATTTTACGTAACTGAGATGTTTATAGTTTCACAAAGCCACACCACAGGATGTGTTTTCCCCGTGTGTTACACAGGACACATGCCTTTTGTTTTGCAACTAGCTACAGCAGTATAAGCTGCTTTGAGTATATGTACAATGTTCCTCATTAAGAGTTCATTTAATGACTACATGCCTCCTTTTAAAACTAGGGGGAGTGAAAACTATCCGACACCTCTCTAGCCCAGTTTTCTCTCACTTCCCTCTCCCGGAGTGGAGCTACAGAGTCATGCCTACTTAATACCACTTCTTACCCTCCAGTGCTATGAAGACAGTGAATCGAGGTTGTGGATgttgcctcctcctcctgtctttgTAATTTACGTGATTAGGCTCCAAATGTGAAAATGAAGGGGAAATCTAGATAGGTATATATGGAATCTTGTTATTTCTTACAAATATGGTCTTTCTTAAAGGGCCTTTTGTTCTCCAGCAAAAAATCTTGCCACCAATTCCAGCACAGCTCAGATGTTGATAATTTTTAGTAAACAGGACTAAGAATCTCAGAGATTAGTGGATTATGACTCAGAAATTTGTCTTAatcctgtatttttaaagtaatattcagAGAAATGACTTACATGAGTAAAATGGCTAATGTTTAAAGTTTGAGTATAAACAAAAAGAAGCACTCCAAGGGCAAGatacaaaaattaaagaattaaaataaggATAGTTTTCTAGAGCAGCCAGCAccaattaaaaggaaatattatagACCAAGTAAAAATCACAAGTATTGTGGTTAAGAACAAAAATAGGAGCCAGGTAGAAACattgaggtaaaaaaaaaaaaagtgtagtgaGTAAAAATAGAATTTGATAGGCTAAAATAATGATTAATTCCATTAGAGCTACAGAATGCCTAATGAAACAGCTGTTATGAACATGCCAAGGATATGCATAAACGTGAGATAATATTCCAACGTTTATAGAAAGTGGGAAGAGAAGCTGGTGGTGGTTTGTAACATTCTCTGGTTAAACAATACATGTTCCTATATATCACTAAAGAACTTCTGTATTTAATAGATCTGTGGAAAATTCCCTAAAGACCCAGTGTAACAGTTTAAGTTAAACATAAAACTTGTTAACAAAACACTAAATTAGTACCAACCAGAAGAGAAAAACCtgaatatgtatatgcatacatagtTGAGAATAAAGTAGTTTGGTGTATTTAATTCTAAATGGGTTTTgagttacacttttttttttttgccattaatcTACTTTGATTAGCTCATCATTTgtcaccacccccacctcctttgTGACATATGCTTCTCAGTGATAGAAGTGCTCTGAAGGCTTTGACAATGCCTAAGATCCCAGGATACCAAAAGGCTCTGTGGGAACATACCTTTGTGGAATGTCTCCCATCTCCTGATACCTGAGGTGCAGTAAACAAGGTGATAGAATGAATGCCAGGGAACTGAAGCAAGTAAAGTTAGATTTGGTGTTAGAATTTGTGGCCCAGATTTGGAAGTCTATGAACTACCCATCCCAGGGCTCTCAGTAATCCCATCATCCATTTCATTAACACTCTTTGTACTCTGCTAAACACTTGATACAGATGTAATTTTAATGAATCGCCATGGCCTTATGAAGTAAGTATTCTATCAATAATTTTCCAGATGGGGGACTGAGGTTCAGTGAGACTGAGTCTTTTTCCTAAGAGCATACAGAAGCTAAATACTAGCACTGAAATTTGAAACTAGGCCTATTTGATTCCTACATTCCTGTACTTAACCATTAAGCAACATACTTTACCAAGAAGTACAAAGAAAAGCCTTTTCAGTTCAGGTAACACGTATGACAGAGCTCCTAGGAGATTCTGTGCTCCTTGTTCATCATCTGTCATCTACTGTGCCTGGTAAGATAGCTGGTAATAGTGGTACCTAAATGAACATATTGAATAATGTGAAAATATATCAGTCAGAAGCAAAACATTTTTGAGTAGATCATTCAGAATGATGTTttagaaatgaatattaaatactcttgttttaattttcctttatatttctacCTCTGTGATGTTTTGCCTCTGTTATGATTGTTATGTTTTAACCTCTCTGACCAGTCACCATTTCCTTTTATTGGTTATGTGATAAATCATTTGAAAACCTCCATTGTGCCCCCCCTCCAATCAGGACCCTAGAATGTTTTCCTCTTTTGCCTTAGCAGGTGATATGGATaagaaattcttcattttttggctaaaaaacaaaacaaaatccctaATTATCATTCTGTAAGGATTAAAGTTTACAGAGCAATCTAAGTCTGTCTAAAAACAAGTTATTCTAGCCATCTGTAATTCAATTTACCAaaagtatttatgtatttctaGTGTAAGCTTACAATCTTACttgtgaaagaaatgaaagataatttCAGGAAACAATTGTATATCCACCCTAACCTAGCAGCAAACTTGTAAGAAATGGAATAGTCAACTGGTTTAAGTGAAACAACATCCCTCCCCATCTAATTGGATTTTAATTTCATGCATCTATTGCCTGATTTCTAAAACCTATACAATAGGTTTTACTGTTACTTAACAAAGCCTACTACTTTAATGATCTACCATCTgccaaatgttattttttttaaaaggtgagacTAGAAGATGGTGAAGATtccatacaaaatatataatctTTTAGGTGGCCCACTTTCATTGCCTTCTATCAAACTCAAGGACTTATTCCTTGGTAACAagggttgttgctgtttagtccctaaatcatgacttttgtgaccccatggactgtagccctcccggctcctctgtccatgggatttcccaggcaagaatactggagtgggttgccatttccttctccaggggatcttcctgaaccagggattgaggcagtgtctcttgcattggcaggaggattctttactactgagccaccaggaaagctccaacATATGGGTCTAGACCAAGTGAAATTTAGCTACTTATAAATTTATATGCTGGCAAGAGGCTAAAGTGCAAGGATTTAGAATGTTTGTGTCTCTAAATATtggtaaataaaaactaaatgacAATAGCAGCTTATAAATTCATGCTAATTTTAAACTAGTTTAATaacacatatgcatatacttAGTTGACTGAGCATTAAGAAGTTAAATTCATTTAAGTTGCTCCCTTACTATATTTAGGAGAACCAAATCACTAAGGTTTTTGTCACTAATCCATTATTAGTGACAAAATTGTTCATCTTTTCTATCAAATTCCACCACAGATTACTAGTGGGCAGGAagccatttataattttttttaatcatcttacTTGCTGGCAAGAAAAAGACTGTATGAAGATTATAAATCAGTACTTGCCTGTAAATTAAATGTATCAATGTACTAAT is part of the Bos indicus x Bos taurus breed Angus x Brahman F1 hybrid chromosome 10, Bos_hybrid_MaternalHap_v2.0, whole genome shotgun sequence genome and harbors:
- the ZBTB1 gene encoding zinc finger and BTB domain-containing protein 1 isoform X1; its protein translation is MAKPSHSSYVLQQLNNQREWGFLCDCCIAIDDIYFQAHKAVLAACSSYFRMFFMNHQHSTAQLNLSNMKISAECFDLILQFMYLGKIMTAPSSFEQFKVAMNYLQLYNVPDCLEDIQDADCSSSKCSSSASSKQNSKMIFGVRMYEDTVARNGSEANRWCAEPSSTVNTPHNREPDEESLQLGNFPEPLFDVCKKSSVSKLSTPKERVSRRFGRSFTCDSCGFGFSCEKLLDEHVLTCTNRHSYQNTRSYHRLVDIRDGKDSNIKAEFGEKDSSKTFSAQTDKYRGDTSQAADDSASTTGSRKSSTVESELASEEKSRAAERKRIIIKMEPEDIPTDELKDFNIIKVTDKDCNESTDNDELEDEAEEPFYRYYVEEDVSIKKSGRKTLKPRMSINADERGGLENMRPPNNSSPVQEDTENASCELCGLTITEEDLSSHYLAKHIENICACGKCGQILVKGRQLQEHAQRCGEPQDLTMNGLGNAEEKMDMEENPDEQSEIRDMFVEMLDDFRDNHFQINSIQKKQLFKHSACPFRCPNCGQRFETENLVVEHMSSCLDQDVFKSAIMEENERDHRRKHFCNLCGKGFYQRCHLREHYTVHTKEKQFVCQTCGKQFLRERQLRLHNDMHKGMARYVCSICDQGNFRKHDHVRHMISHLSAGETICQVCFQIFPNNEQLEQHMDIHLYTCGICGAKFNLRKDMRSHYNAKHLKRT
- the ZBTB1 gene encoding zinc finger and BTB domain-containing protein 1 isoform X2, giving the protein MAKPSHSSYVLQQLNNQREWGFLCDCCIAIDDIYFQAHKAVLAACSSYFRMFFMNHQHSTAQLNLSNMKISAECFDLILQFMYLGKIMTAPSSFEQFKVAMNYLQLYNVPDCLEDIQDADCSSSKCSSSASSKQNSKMIFGVRMYEDTVARNGSEANRWCAEPSSTVNTPHNREPDEESLQLGNFPEPLFDVCKKSSVSKLSTPKERVSRRFGRSFTCDSCGFGFSCEKLLDEHVLTCTNRHSYQNTRSYHRLVDIRDGKDSNIKAEFGEKDSSKTFSAQTDKYRGDTSQAADDSASTTGSRKSSTVESELASEEKSRAAERKRIIIKMEPEDIPTDELKDFNIIKVTDKDCNESTDNDELEDEAEEPFYRYYVEEDVSIKKSGRKTLKPRMSINADERGGLENMRPPNNSSPVQEDTENASCELCGLTITEEDLSSHYLAKHIENICACGKCGQILVKGRQLQEHAQRCGEPQDLTMNGLGNAEEKMDMEENPDEQSEIRDMFVEMLDDFRDNHFQINSIQKKQLFKHSACPFRCPNCGQRFETENLVVEHMSSCLDQDVFKSAIMEENERDHRRKHFCNLCGKGFYQRCHLREHYTVHTKEKQFVCQTCGKQFLRERQLRLHNDMHKGMASGQIGPSKPLEK